One region of Metallosphaera sedula DSM 5348 genomic DNA includes:
- a CDS encoding tryptophan--tRNA ligase codes for MAEGNYSVTPWEVKGKVDYDRLIIQFGTQKITEELRQEIRSIVGEMHPMLRREIFFSHRDLDLVLKDWKAGKGFFLYTGRAPSLGMHIGHMIPFIFTAWLQQKFGVNVYIEITDDEKFMRNLDYTLDQTRQWALDNILDIIAAGFDPDKTFIFQDTEYIRNMYPLAIKIAKKLTFSEVKATFGLDVSSNIGIIFYPSLQIVPTMFEKRRCLIPAGIDQDPYWRLQRDIAESLGYYKAAQIHSKFLPPLTGPEGKMSSSIPESAIYLSDDPKTVERKIMKYAFSGGQPTIELQRKLGANLDIDVPYQWLYYFFEEDDERIRKIGEEYKSGKMLTGEIKQILVEKLNNFLEKHRERREKAKEMVKDFKYEGKLAVQMWEKIHE; via the coding sequence GTGGCCGAAGGAAACTACTCTGTTACCCCTTGGGAAGTTAAGGGTAAGGTTGACTATGATAGGTTGATTATCCAGTTTGGAACTCAGAAGATAACCGAGGAGTTAAGACAGGAGATACGTTCAATAGTTGGGGAAATGCACCCCATGCTTAGGAGGGAAATCTTTTTCTCCCATAGGGACCTTGACCTTGTCCTTAAGGATTGGAAGGCAGGTAAGGGTTTCTTCCTATACACGGGTAGGGCTCCATCACTAGGTATGCATATAGGTCACATGATTCCGTTCATTTTCACTGCATGGCTCCAGCAGAAATTTGGAGTTAACGTCTACATAGAGATTACAGACGACGAAAAGTTCATGAGAAACCTGGATTACACCTTGGATCAAACTAGGCAATGGGCCTTAGACAATATTCTTGACATTATAGCTGCCGGTTTCGATCCTGACAAGACCTTCATCTTCCAGGACACTGAGTATATCAGAAACATGTATCCTCTAGCCATTAAGATTGCGAAGAAGCTAACTTTCTCGGAAGTGAAGGCTACCTTTGGGTTAGACGTATCCTCAAATATAGGAATCATCTTCTATCCGTCCCTTCAGATAGTACCCACAATGTTTGAGAAAAGGAGATGTCTCATACCAGCAGGAATAGACCAGGACCCGTATTGGAGGTTGCAGAGGGACATTGCAGAGAGCCTAGGATATTATAAGGCGGCACAAATACATAGCAAATTTCTACCCCCATTAACAGGTCCTGAAGGAAAGATGAGCTCCTCGATTCCTGAATCCGCAATATATCTTTCAGATGATCCAAAGACTGTGGAGAGAAAGATCATGAAGTACGCTTTCTCTGGGGGGCAGCCCACAATTGAGCTTCAGAGAAAACTTGGTGCCAACTTGGATATAGACGTTCCCTATCAGTGGCTCTATTACTTCTTTGAGGAGGACGATGAAAGAATACGTAAAATTGGGGAGGAGTACAAATCAGGGAAGATGCTTACGGGCGAGATAAAGCAAATCCTAGTCGAGAAACTCAACAACTTCCTAGAGAAGCACCGCGAAAGAAGGGAGAAGGCCAAGGAAATGGTTAAGGATTTCAAGTACGAGGGCAAGCTAGCAGTTCAGATGTGGGAGAAAATTCACGAATAA
- the cdvB1/B2 gene encoding cell division protein CdvB1/B2 has protein sequence MLGKDFQKYWAGSDDKSAWEGFKGAFKSKEPLKYRIVQARYKLGSMINRLDVHIARLQERDRTLFERVVSAQMAKDTSRAAMYANEVAEIRKMSKQLIMTQIALEQVQLRLETVSEISEVFVNLIPVVGVVNELKSVLKGVMPEISLELSSLSEDLQTVVIEAGDFAGGYSYASAATPEARKILEEASAIAEQRMKEKFPDLPVNALAQRA, from the coding sequence ATGCTTGGAAAAGATTTCCAAAAGTATTGGGCTGGATCTGATGATAAGAGTGCATGGGAAGGATTCAAGGGTGCTTTCAAGAGCAAGGAACCCCTGAAATACAGGATTGTCCAGGCTAGATACAAGCTTGGATCAATGATAAATAGATTGGATGTTCATATAGCGAGGCTACAGGAGAGGGACAGGACACTCTTTGAGAGGGTAGTAAGTGCCCAAATGGCGAAGGATACAAGCAGGGCTGCAATGTACGCAAACGAGGTAGCCGAGATTAGAAAAATGAGCAAGCAACTTATAATGACGCAAATAGCTCTAGAGCAGGTTCAGCTTAGGCTCGAGACAGTAAGCGAGATCAGTGAGGTCTTTGTAAATCTTATACCCGTGGTAGGTGTAGTTAATGAGCTAAAGTCCGTGCTGAAGGGAGTTATGCCAGAGATATCTTTGGAGCTCTCCTCGCTATCCGAGGACTTGCAGACGGTGGTAATAGAGGCAGGTGACTTCGCAGGAGGATACTCCTACGCATCCGCAGCTACTCCAGAGGCCAGGAAGATCTTGGAAGAGGCATCCGCAATAGCGGAACAGAGAATGAAAGAGAAGTTCCCAGACCTTCCCGTGAATGCGCTGGCCCAAAGGGCATAA
- the alaXM gene encoding alanyl-tRNA editing protein AlaXM produces the protein MVTEELYAKDSYIKNFSAKVTKIVPSGVILDRTAFHPRGGGLESDTGALILGGNTYRVTEVKFEGNEIVHVLEKLDGLREGDEVEGRIDWERRYRMMRLHTASHIIASIAFSKYNALITGGNITPEYAKDDFNVENKDLLPKIVEEANEIAKRGIKVKVYFLPREEAMKIPGVVKLAEKMPPELETWRIVEIEGIDIQADGGPHVSNTEEIGSIEVIKVENRGKGKKRLYYTVKP, from the coding sequence ATGGTTACTGAGGAGTTATATGCAAAGGATTCGTATATAAAGAATTTTTCAGCAAAAGTAACTAAGATAGTGCCATCAGGTGTTATTCTGGATCGAACGGCCTTTCATCCCAGAGGTGGGGGACTAGAGTCTGACACGGGCGCACTCATTCTAGGGGGGAACACATACAGGGTAACGGAGGTCAAGTTTGAGGGAAATGAGATCGTTCATGTCCTTGAAAAGTTAGATGGTTTAAGAGAAGGAGACGAGGTTGAGGGCAGGATAGACTGGGAGCGAAGGTACAGGATGATGAGACTTCATACCGCGTCCCATATCATAGCATCAATTGCGTTTTCTAAGTACAACGCCCTTATCACTGGGGGGAATATTACCCCTGAGTACGCCAAGGACGATTTCAATGTGGAGAACAAGGATTTACTTCCAAAAATAGTGGAGGAGGCAAATGAAATAGCAAAGAGGGGGATTAAGGTAAAGGTATACTTCTTACCTAGGGAGGAGGCTATGAAGATACCGGGTGTAGTTAAGCTAGCAGAGAAGATGCCACCTGAACTGGAAACCTGGAGAATTGTGGAGATTGAGGGAATAGACATACAGGCCGACGGTGGACCTCACGTAAGCAACACGGAGGAAATAGGAAGCATAGAGGTTATCAAGGTCGAGAACCGTGGTAAGGGAAAGAAAAGGCTCTACTACACCGTAAAGCCGTAG
- a CDS encoding pyridoxal phosphate-dependent aminotransferase — MKWEKGRPSSIRDFSVNLNPLGVPRFLEELVEDAVRNRVYSFYPDEYRQLKRVISDLYDVDEEMIGVFNGASEAISLLDHDFFVPEPNYQEYPRGSVYLAHEDYEFRFTLQGQKVITSHPNNPTGASLPREEVIPFLQEGKTLVIDQSFADISPVDSFVDLVKEFPNLLLISSFTKTFSVPGLRIGFTIGSKSSLLERRAPPWRINAIAYYVFSNMDLKEARSFLVRSREEVRRSLEEVERIQGHGLKIYRSHAPYVLAEATVTAELLNKELLRRGYYVRDCSNFVGLRQNHVRFSLRPGYSDLLSTIQEIIENLSYIS, encoded by the coding sequence TTGAAATGGGAAAAGGGGAGACCATCGTCAATCAGGGACTTCAGTGTCAACCTCAATCCGTTAGGTGTTCCTAGATTCCTTGAGGAATTAGTTGAGGATGCGGTGAGGAACAGGGTTTACTCCTTCTACCCAGACGAATATAGGCAACTGAAAAGGGTCATTTCAGACCTTTATGACGTAGACGAGGAAATGATAGGCGTATTCAATGGAGCTAGCGAGGCCATCTCTCTTCTCGATCACGACTTCTTCGTACCAGAACCCAACTACCAAGAATATCCCAGGGGATCAGTTTACCTGGCTCACGAGGACTACGAGTTCAGGTTCACCCTTCAGGGACAAAAGGTAATTACTAGTCATCCCAATAATCCAACTGGTGCCTCACTCCCCAGAGAAGAGGTGATCCCATTCCTACAGGAGGGTAAGACCCTGGTGATTGACCAGTCTTTCGCTGACATAAGTCCCGTGGATTCCTTTGTTGACTTGGTGAAGGAATTCCCCAACCTACTCTTAATATCCTCCTTCACAAAGACCTTCTCGGTTCCTGGATTAAGGATAGGCTTCACCATAGGAAGTAAGAGTAGTCTCCTGGAGCGTCGAGCCCCTCCCTGGAGGATTAACGCAATCGCGTACTATGTATTCTCCAACATGGATCTCAAAGAGGCGAGAAGCTTCCTAGTTAGATCCCGTGAAGAGGTGAGAAGAAGTTTAGAGGAGGTTGAGAGAATTCAAGGCCATGGATTGAAAATATATAGATCCCATGCACCTTACGTTCTAGCTGAGGCCACGGTCACCGCAGAGTTACTAAACAAGGAATTACTAAGGCGAGGATACTACGTGAGGGATTGCTCAAACTTCGTGGGTTTGAGGCAAAACCATGTTAGATTTTCCCTAAGACCTGGTTACTCAGATCTACTCTCAACCATCCAGGAAATCATCGAGAATCTCAGTTACATATCCTGA
- a CDS encoding helix-turn-helix domain-containing protein encodes MILRVTLISPTAPPLDLNLGKGTLTILDIKQEGELQRLLVEVKGVDDLGKIQGNFSKVSKLKYLGTVKVRGVVEEILSKYIIVNGVINGNSTVWTVILSGYQELKKLLRELHEHGINVKVIKVTKYKTEDILTARQEQILRIALEAGYYEFPRKITIRALAEKLELSVSSLSEIIRRAEKNVIVNYFDEKGL; translated from the coding sequence GTGATTCTTAGGGTCACTTTAATCAGTCCTACAGCACCTCCCTTAGACCTTAACCTGGGAAAAGGGACCCTTACCATTCTCGATATAAAGCAGGAGGGAGAGCTTCAGAGGCTCCTCGTTGAGGTGAAGGGCGTAGATGATTTAGGTAAAATACAGGGAAACTTCAGTAAGGTCTCTAAACTGAAATACCTCGGGACGGTTAAGGTAAGAGGAGTAGTCGAGGAGATATTGTCAAAGTACATCATCGTTAATGGTGTGATCAACGGAAACTCAACTGTTTGGACTGTTATCTTAAGCGGGTACCAGGAACTGAAAAAGCTGTTGCGGGAGCTTCATGAGCATGGCATCAACGTAAAGGTGATAAAGGTCACTAAGTATAAGACAGAGGATATTCTCACGGCCAGGCAAGAACAAATACTTAGGATAGCGCTTGAGGCCGGTTATTACGAGTTTCCTAGGAAGATCACCATAAGGGCTCTGGCAGAGAAGCTGGAGTTAAGCGTATCCTCGCTATCTGAGATCATCAGGAGAGCTGAAAAGAACGTGATAGTGAACTATTTCGACGAAAAGGGATTGTGA
- a CDS encoding RNA-guided endonuclease InsQ/TnpB family protein, whose translation MKRANIVKLIVDKKTHEKLKELAIATAKCWNEVNWLRMQQFKKGERVDFSKTEKDVYEKYKQILKVNTQQVARKNAEDWRSFFSLIEEKKEGKLPRWFKPRPPGYWKDKIGKYKLIIIIRKDRYEVNEEKRIIYLKDFKLSLSFKGKLKWHGEQGRLEIIYNEARRIWYAHIPVEVQNDVKAEGKLKASIDLGIVNLATVYVEDGSWYIFKGGSVLSQYEYYSKRISIVQKTLARHKQRRSRKMKLLYEKRKRFLKHALNSMVRKIMEELKKKGVSKLIIGYPKEISKDHGNKLTVNFWNYGYIIRRFEEVGEELGIEVVEVDEAWTSKSCSLCGEAHHRGRIKRGLYRCPRMGKVINADLNGAINILHIPESLGAGSGGQLPVRDRGNGLKAQPAVYRWSNGVGWVSSPTSYEVMKMKAVNRKPMNRPKGTLAL comes from the coding sequence GTGAAGAGGGCCAACATAGTTAAACTAATCGTAGACAAGAAGACGCACGAGAAGCTCAAAGAACTCGCAATCGCTACTGCAAAATGCTGGAACGAAGTGAACTGGTTAAGAATGCAACAGTTTAAGAAAGGTGAGAGGGTCGATTTCTCTAAAACAGAAAAGGATGTATACGAGAAGTACAAGCAAATATTAAAGGTTAACACACAACAAGTTGCTAGGAAGAACGCTGAGGACTGGAGGAGTTTCTTCTCATTAATCGAGGAGAAGAAGGAGGGTAAATTGCCAAGATGGTTTAAACCTAGACCTCCAGGGTACTGGAAGGATAAAATTGGAAAATACAAGCTGATAATAATCATTAGAAAAGACCGTTACGAGGTTAATGAGGAAAAGAGGATCATCTATTTGAAGGACTTCAAACTCTCTCTGAGTTTTAAGGGAAAGTTGAAGTGGCACGGGGAACAAGGTAGGCTGGAAATAATTTATAATGAGGCTAGGAGGATTTGGTATGCACATATACCGGTGGAAGTCCAGAACGATGTGAAAGCTGAAGGCAAACTAAAGGCTTCCATAGACCTAGGGATAGTAAACTTAGCAACTGTCTACGTTGAGGATGGTAGCTGGTATATTTTCAAAGGTGGTAGTGTTCTCTCTCAGTACGAGTATTATAGCAAAAGGATTAGCATAGTCCAGAAAACCTTGGCTAGGCATAAGCAGAGGAGGAGTAGGAAGATGAAATTATTATATGAGAAAAGGAAGAGGTTTCTGAAGCACGCCCTTAACAGTATGGTAAGGAAGATAATGGAGGAGTTGAAGAAGAAGGGTGTGAGCAAGCTTATCATAGGCTATCCTAAAGAGATAAGTAAGGATCATGGAAACAAACTCACGGTTAACTTCTGGAACTACGGTTACATCATTAGACGTTTTGAGGAGGTTGGGGAGGAGTTAGGTATTGAAGTGGTTGAGGTGGACGAGGCGTGGACTTCTAAGTCTTGCTCCCTATGCGGGGAAGCCCACCATCGTGGGCGTATTAAGCGTGGTCTCTATAGGTGTCCCCGCATGGGGAAAGTAATAAACGCAGACTTGAATGGTGCGATAAATATCCTACATATCCCCGAGTCCCTAGGAGCTGGGAGCGGAGGGCAACTCCCGGTAAGGGATAGGGGTAATGGGCTGAAGGCCCAGCCCGCGGTCTACCGCTGGTCGAATGGAGTGGGGTGGGTGTCATCACCCACTAGCTATGAAGTGATGAAAATGAAGGCGGTAAACCGCAAACCAATGAATCGCCCTAAGGGAACCCTCGCCCTTTAG
- the tnpA gene encoding IS200/IS605 family transposase produces the protein MELKSTRHVKYLCNYHFVWIPKYRIAILTNKVAEYTKEVLKSIAKELGCEIIALEVMPDHIHLFINCPPRYSPSYLANYFKGKSARLILKKFPELRKYKKLWSRSYFVSTAGNVSSETIKKYIEEQWVKEGEEGQHS, from the coding sequence GTGGAACTAAAATCCACGAGACACGTAAAATATCTGTGCAACTACCACTTCGTATGGATCCCCAAATATCGAATAGCTATACTAACTAATAAGGTAGCTGAATACACTAAAGAGGTTTTGAAATCAATAGCAAAGGAGCTAGGATGTGAGATTATAGCCTTAGAAGTCATGCCAGACCACATACACCTCTTCATAAACTGCCCGCCAAGATACTCGCCGTCATATCTAGCAAACTACTTCAAGGGGAAGTCTGCTAGACTAATACTGAAGAAATTCCCAGAGCTAAGGAAGTATAAAAAGCTCTGGTCCAGAAGTTATTTTGTATCCACAGCCGGCAACGTGTCCAGTGAAACCATAAAGAAGTACATTGAGGAACAGTGGGTGAAGGAAGGTGAAGAGGGCCAACATAGTTAA